The Comamonas sp. GB3 AK4-5 genome includes a region encoding these proteins:
- a CDS encoding TolC family protein, whose protein sequence is MIFASPHRSCRPTDVLRHALLLACLGLTGVAGMAQEKPGSAVTASPLTWEAAAAQALSQHPRLRAAQRGLEASDGAMLQSRARPNPELSYAQEDTRSSTRSSTVQWSQTLEINGKRAARMRAAEKERDLSQAELDAAKASLLADVRMAFFGLLAAQQRTALAAQTLDIARSAREAAGKRVAAGKAAPLEENRARVAESSALLEQAQAQATQRVARQHIQSLIGENAPAFTEAQGTLDALPAVPDAQVLQEGLEQAPALQQARSVLEQSRATADLERAKRVPDPTLSLGVKRAQETARNQIVFGVSIPLPLLDSNRGNQLKALRLADQAEDRLQATRLELQAQLYAAREALETSRQQASQLSTQVLPTAQAAYEAASKGFALGKFSYLDVLDAQRSWFDMRNQYLDQLLATHRAAAEIDRLLGLTTGR, encoded by the coding sequence ATGATTTTCGCCTCGCCCCATCGCAGTTGCCGCCCCACCGATGTGCTGCGCCATGCCTTGTTGCTGGCCTGTCTCGGCCTGACGGGCGTGGCAGGCATGGCGCAGGAAAAGCCCGGCAGCGCAGTGACCGCCTCCCCCTTGACATGGGAAGCGGCTGCGGCCCAGGCACTAAGCCAGCACCCGCGCCTGCGCGCCGCGCAGCGCGGTCTGGAAGCCAGCGACGGCGCCATGCTGCAAAGCCGCGCCCGGCCCAACCCCGAGCTTTCCTACGCCCAGGAGGACACCCGCAGCAGCACACGCAGCAGCACCGTGCAGTGGAGCCAGACCCTGGAGATCAACGGCAAACGCGCAGCCCGCATGCGCGCCGCCGAAAAAGAGCGCGACCTGTCACAGGCCGAACTGGATGCGGCCAAAGCCAGTCTGCTGGCCGATGTGCGCATGGCCTTCTTTGGCTTGTTGGCCGCTCAGCAGCGCACGGCCCTGGCTGCGCAAACACTGGACATTGCCCGCAGCGCACGCGAGGCCGCAGGCAAACGCGTGGCGGCCGGCAAGGCAGCCCCGCTGGAGGAAAACCGTGCGCGCGTGGCCGAGTCCAGTGCCCTGCTGGAGCAGGCCCAGGCCCAGGCCACACAGAGGGTGGCACGCCAACACATACAGAGCCTGATAGGGGAGAACGCTCCCGCATTCACCGAGGCACAAGGGACATTGGACGCCCTGCCCGCGGTGCCGGATGCCCAGGTGCTGCAAGAAGGGCTGGAGCAGGCCCCTGCCCTGCAGCAGGCCCGCTCCGTGCTGGAGCAAAGCCGTGCCACGGCCGATCTGGAACGCGCCAAGCGCGTGCCCGACCCCACGCTCAGCCTGGGCGTGAAACGCGCCCAGGAGACGGCCCGCAACCAGATCGTTTTCGGCGTCTCCATTCCCCTGCCCTTGCTGGACAGCAACCGAGGCAACCAGCTCAAGGCCTTGCGCCTGGCGGACCAGGCCGAAGACCGCCTGCAGGCCACCCGGCTGGAGCTGCAAGCCCAGCTGTATGCCGCACGTGAGGCCCTGGAAACCAGCCGCCAGCAGGCCTCGCAGCTTTCCACGCAGGTACTGCCCACGGCCCAGGCGGCCTACGAGGCCGCGAGCAAGGGCTTTGCCCTGGGCAAGTTCAGCTACCTCGATGTGCTGGATGCCCAGCGCTCCTGGTTCGACATGCGCAACCAGTACCTCGACCAATTGCTGGCCACCCACCGTGCGGCGGCCGAAATCGACCGTTTGCTGGGTCTCACCACAGGCCGCTAA
- a CDS encoding heavy metal response regulator transcription factor, with product MKLLVVEDEIKLADYLAKGLAEEGFVVDVAHNGIDGLHLACELDYDLIVLDGMLPGIDGLAVLAALRQTKSTPVLMLTARGQVEDRVKGLQGGADDYLVKPFAFSELVARLHVLLRRSGPGAAQAIPEATTLRLADLELDLIRRRAMRAGQRLELTAKEFNLLSLLLRRQGEVLSRTELASQVWDMNFDSETNVVEVAVRRLRLKLDQPFAQPLLHTIRGMGYVLESRTP from the coding sequence ATGAAACTCTTGGTCGTGGAAGACGAAATCAAGCTGGCCGATTACCTGGCCAAAGGCCTGGCGGAAGAAGGCTTTGTGGTCGATGTGGCCCACAACGGCATCGACGGCCTGCACCTGGCCTGCGAGCTGGACTACGACCTCATCGTGCTCGACGGCATGCTGCCGGGCATTGACGGGCTGGCCGTGCTGGCGGCGCTGCGGCAAACCAAGTCCACGCCGGTGCTGATGCTGACGGCACGGGGCCAGGTCGAGGACCGGGTCAAAGGCCTGCAGGGCGGCGCTGATGATTACCTGGTCAAGCCTTTTGCGTTTTCAGAGCTGGTGGCGCGCCTGCATGTGCTGTTGCGGCGCAGCGGGCCGGGGGCCGCGCAAGCCATCCCCGAAGCGACCACCCTGCGTTTGGCGGATCTGGAGCTGGACCTGATCCGCCGCCGCGCCATGCGTGCAGGGCAGCGGCTGGAGCTCACGGCCAAGGAGTTCAATCTGCTGAGCCTGCTGCTGCGCCGCCAGGGTGAGGTGTTGTCGCGCACCGAGCTGGCCTCGCAGGTCTGGGACATGAACTTCGACAGCGAGACCAATGTGGTGGAAGTGGCCGTGCGGCGCCTGCGGCTGAAGCTGGACCAGCCGTTTGCACAGCCGCTGCTGCACACCATACGCGGCATGGGCTATGTGCTGGAGTCGCGCACGCCATGA
- a CDS encoding heavy metal sensor histidine kinase, producing the protein MLPASAAPVPHLARRLARALALQTIVGLGLVCVVVYLAIALTLKDRQQDALDHKQEAIEHLLGESRGTHSPEALTHMLNDFLTGHDELSLRIASASGDRVYELLRQPENADRSTSRRFAVEVPVADGGVRPMQAVLWLDQRPDDRLLRHLAWTLGLAAVAGALLVSLASTWLVRLGLKPLRSLVEQTRSLSAQELHRRLDDSHQPKELRPLISQFNALLDRLAVAYQQMEAFNADVAHELNTPLTTLISSCELALRKPRGAAELQEILASNLEDLQRMAGIVADMLFLSHADRGAEARRSAVPSLAALAQEVAEFHEAALQEARLQVRIEGDVAASVDVRLLRRALSNLLGNATRYAQPGSTVVIEIGVQAAPRGAEPGPWAHQHLQVAVRNAGAGIAALDLPRIFDRFYRAEVARSHADRNHGLGLAIVAAIARMHDGKAFAESAHGETRIGLLLPMS; encoded by the coding sequence ATGCTCCCCGCTTCCGCAGCGCCGGTGCCGCATCTGGCCCGGCGCCTGGCTCGCGCACTGGCCTTGCAAACCATTGTGGGCCTGGGCCTGGTCTGCGTGGTGGTGTATCTGGCCATTGCCCTGACCTTGAAGGACCGTCAGCAAGATGCCCTGGACCACAAGCAAGAAGCCATAGAGCATCTCTTGGGTGAAAGCCGTGGCACCCATTCGCCGGAAGCCTTGACGCATATGCTCAACGACTTTCTGACGGGCCACGACGAGCTTTCGCTGCGCATTGCATCGGCCTCGGGAGACCGGGTGTACGAGCTTTTGCGCCAGCCCGAGAATGCGGACCGCAGCACCTCGCGCCGGTTCGCGGTGGAGGTGCCTGTGGCGGATGGCGGTGTGCGGCCCATGCAGGCCGTGCTGTGGCTGGACCAGCGACCCGATGACCGCCTGCTGCGCCATCTGGCCTGGACATTGGGCCTGGCCGCCGTGGCGGGCGCCTTGCTGGTGTCGCTGGCCAGCACCTGGCTGGTACGCCTGGGCCTCAAGCCCTTGCGCTCGCTGGTGGAGCAGACGCGAAGCCTGTCAGCCCAGGAGCTGCACCGGCGGCTGGACGACAGTCACCAGCCCAAGGAACTGCGGCCATTGATCTCGCAGTTCAATGCACTGCTGGACAGGCTGGCCGTGGCCTACCAGCAGATGGAGGCCTTCAATGCCGATGTGGCCCATGAGCTGAATACGCCCCTGACCACCTTGATCAGCAGCTGCGAGCTGGCCTTGCGCAAGCCCCGTGGCGCGGCCGAGCTGCAAGAGATTCTGGCGTCCAATCTGGAAGACTTGCAGCGCATGGCCGGCATCGTGGCCGACATGCTGTTTCTCTCGCATGCAGACCGCGGCGCAGAAGCCCGGCGCAGCGCGGTGCCCAGCCTGGCGGCCCTGGCGCAGGAGGTGGCCGAATTCCATGAAGCGGCGTTGCAGGAAGCCCGGCTGCAGGTGCGCATAGAGGGCGATGTGGCCGCATCGGTGGATGTGCGCCTGCTGCGCCGTGCGCTGTCCAACCTGTTAGGCAATGCCACGCGCTATGCACAGCCTGGCTCCACCGTGGTCATCGAGATAGGGGTCCAAGCTGCCCCCAGAGGTGCGGAGCCTGGGCCTTGGGCGCACCAGCATTTGCAGGTGGCCGTGCGCAATGCCGGTGCGGGGATTGCAGCCCTGGATTTGCCGCGTATTTTTGACCGTTTCTATCGCGCCGAAGTCGCACGCTCTCACGCCGATCGCAACCATGGTCTGGGCCTGGCCATCGTCGCCGCGATTGCACGCATGCATGATGGAAAAGCCTTTGCGGAATCGGCCCACGGTGAAACCCGTATCGGTCTTTTGCTGCCGATGTCGTGA